One Streptosporangium sp. NBC_01495 DNA window includes the following coding sequences:
- a CDS encoding DUF6986 family protein has protein sequence MRVTLADPSALIPGFEQAHREQSALYPYRPVEWQPVHTVYVPADRFDAGTTREWGDAALELFRRHLPEGDLATILETTSGVSLDSGEDAAGAVHGRVAAKLAREPVEDLRIDFEDGYGTRPGEEDGHASSAAKAVAAMHAAGTLPRRWGLRVKSFADGDPVRAVRTLDGFLTGVVDRAGHLPEGFVVTFPKVLMRDYLYQFADCLDALEDGLGLGRGTLRFEIQVEAPQTVLFLDAGLVTSLRGRLAAAHFGVFDYTASCALPPHEQRLDHPACDHARHVMQTVFAGTGVELSDGSLAASPASNGRGDVLDLWRRHAELVGHSLTHGFYQGWDMHPSHLVSRYAAVYAFHLSRYGEYAHRVRAWEERRDAGEGVMDEPATVRTMAAALRRADLALGTGPAEPPA, from the coding sequence ATGCGCGTCACGCTCGCCGACCCGTCCGCCCTGATCCCGGGTTTCGAGCAGGCCCATCGCGAGCAGTCCGCGCTGTACCCGTACCGGCCGGTCGAATGGCAGCCCGTACACACGGTCTACGTCCCGGCCGACCGGTTCGACGCGGGGACGACGCGGGAGTGGGGTGACGCCGCGCTGGAGCTGTTCCGGCGGCACCTGCCGGAAGGCGACCTCGCCACGATCCTTGAAACGACTTCCGGCGTGTCCCTCGACTCGGGCGAGGACGCCGCCGGGGCCGTGCACGGGAGGGTGGCCGCCAAGCTCGCCCGGGAGCCCGTCGAGGACCTGCGGATCGACTTCGAGGACGGCTACGGGACACGTCCCGGGGAGGAGGACGGCCACGCCTCCTCCGCCGCCAAGGCGGTCGCGGCCATGCACGCGGCCGGGACGCTCCCCCGGCGCTGGGGACTGCGGGTGAAGTCGTTCGCCGACGGCGACCCGGTCCGCGCCGTCAGGACCCTGGACGGTTTCCTCACCGGCGTGGTCGACCGGGCCGGGCACCTGCCCGAGGGGTTCGTCGTCACCTTCCCGAAGGTGCTGATGAGGGACTACCTGTACCAGTTCGCCGACTGCCTCGACGCGCTGGAGGACGGGCTGGGCCTCGGCCGGGGCACGCTGAGGTTCGAGATCCAGGTGGAGGCGCCGCAGACGGTGCTGTTCCTCGACGCGGGCCTGGTGACCTCCCTGCGGGGCAGGCTCGCGGCGGCGCACTTCGGCGTCTTCGACTACACGGCGAGCTGCGCCCTTCCTCCGCACGAGCAGCGGCTGGACCACCCCGCCTGCGACCACGCCAGGCACGTCATGCAGACCGTCTTCGCCGGGACCGGGGTGGAGCTGTCGGACGGCTCGCTGGCCGCCTCCCCCGCCTCGAACGGCAGGGGTGACGTGCTGGACCTGTGGCGGCGCCACGCGGAGCTGGTCGGGCACTCCCTGACCCACGGCTTCTACCAGGGCTGGGACATGCACCCGTCACACCTGGTCAGCCGGTACGCGGCGGTCTACGCCTTCCACCTGTCCAGGTACGGGGAGTACGCCCACCGGGTGCGCGCCTGGGAGGAGCGGCGCGACGCCGGTGAGGGCGTGATGGACGAGCCCGCCACGGTCAGGACCATGGCCGCCGCCCTCCGCCGCGCCGACCTGGCGCTGGGCACCGGCCCCGCGGAGCCACCGGCCTGA
- a CDS encoding GntR family transcriptional regulator: MARSTLYQQVASDLRRTIYSGALGPGDQLPTEAELMLVHQVSRNTVRLALGELVNEGLVTRTPRRGTVVRERRPLLMHPQRELQPRREETLEAFAWAVSREGRAPSQEIEVSIVQPVEEIASRLELADDELAVVRRRLRFVDGQPYNTNDSYFPLALVADSEITRPGDIVRGANKVLEELGHRQVRVVDDIWARMPNSAETERLQLQLGTPVVVYIRVGYDEDDTPVRVAVSVLPADKHLIRYELESR, translated from the coding sequence ATGGCACGGTCAACGCTGTATCAACAGGTGGCCTCCGACCTGCGGAGGACCATCTACTCCGGTGCGCTCGGACCGGGTGATCAGCTGCCGACCGAGGCGGAGCTCATGCTCGTGCACCAGGTGAGCCGCAACACCGTGCGGCTCGCCCTCGGCGAGCTCGTGAACGAGGGCCTGGTCACCCGTACCCCCCGCAGGGGCACCGTCGTCAGGGAACGCCGCCCGCTGCTCATGCACCCCCAGCGCGAGCTGCAGCCGCGCCGCGAGGAGACCCTGGAGGCCTTCGCCTGGGCCGTCTCCCGCGAGGGACGCGCGCCGAGCCAGGAGATCGAGGTCTCGATCGTGCAGCCGGTCGAGGAGATCGCCAGCAGGCTGGAGCTCGCGGACGACGAGCTCGCCGTGGTCCGTCGCAGGCTGCGCTTCGTGGACGGCCAGCCGTACAACACCAACGACTCCTACTTCCCCCTGGCCCTGGTCGCCGACTCCGAGATCACCCGCCCCGGCGACATCGTGCGCGGGGCGAACAAGGTCCTGGAGGAACTCGGCCACCGGCAGGTGCGGGTGGTGGACGACATCTGGGCGCGGATGCCCAACAGCGCCGAGACCGAGCGGCTCCAGCTCCAGCTCGGCACGCCGGTCGTCGTCTACATCCGGGTCGGCTACGACGAGGACGACACCCCCGTACGCGTGGCGGTGTCGGTCCTGCCCGCGGACAAGCACCTGATCCGGTACGAGCTGGAAAGCCGTTGA
- a CDS encoding copper homeostasis protein CutC: protein MTGSLLEVITLDVRDAVAAEAGGADRLEVVADMASDGLTPAAETVAAISKECALPQMVMLRGEASFLATPESLKALSRDARALADAGAAGFVFGFLDEAGAVDLAATEVLIHAVAPLPWTFHRAVDHAADTQASWRAVRLLPNLATVLTSGAPGGVADGLPLLKTRCEAGDGPLIMAGGGLRPGHVGALMEYGVRAFHVGSAVRASWSDPVDARRVREWRTLID, encoded by the coding sequence ATGACCGGATCCTTGCTTGAGGTGATCACGCTCGATGTGCGTGACGCCGTCGCCGCAGAAGCGGGCGGCGCCGATCGCTTGGAGGTCGTCGCCGACATGGCCTCCGACGGGCTCACCCCGGCGGCGGAAACGGTCGCGGCGATCTCCAAGGAGTGCGCGCTTCCGCAGATGGTGATGTTGCGCGGCGAGGCCTCGTTCCTGGCCACGCCCGAGTCGCTGAAGGCCCTGAGCCGCGATGCCAGGGCCCTCGCCGACGCGGGCGCGGCCGGGTTCGTGTTCGGTTTCCTCGACGAGGCGGGAGCGGTCGACCTGGCCGCCACCGAGGTGCTCATCCACGCGGTCGCGCCGTTGCCCTGGACCTTCCACCGGGCGGTGGACCACGCGGCCGACACCCAGGCGAGCTGGCGCGCGGTCCGTCTCCTGCCCAACCTCGCCACCGTGCTCACCTCGGGTGCGCCCGGTGGCGTGGCGGACGGGCTGCCGCTGCTCAAGACCCGGTGCGAGGCCGGCGACGGCCCGCTGATCATGGCCGGCGGCGGGCTGCGGCCCGGCCACGTCGGGGCGCTGATGGAGTACGGTGTGCGGGCCTTCCACGTCGGCAGCGCCGTGCGGGCGTCCTGGTCGGACCCGGTCGACGCCCGCCGGGTCCGCGAGTGGCGCACCCTGATCGACTGA
- a CDS encoding DUF4236 domain-containing protein, with translation MGWGYRKSMKFGPFRLNLSRSGVGHSWGNRAFRVTKTADGRRTLSVNLPGGFHWRKTLSGNGSRR, from the coding sequence ATGGGCTGGGGATACCGGAAATCCATGAAGTTCGGTCCGTTCCGTCTTAACCTTTCGCGGAGCGGAGTGGGTCACAGCTGGGGAAACCGCGCCTTCAGAGTCACCAAGACGGCCGATGGGCGCCGCACTCTGAGCGTCAACCTTCCCGGTGGCTTCCACTGGCGCAAGACGCTCAGCGGTAACGGCAGCCGTCGCTGA
- a CDS encoding ferritin-like domain-containing protein, producing the protein MRGASGSGARADQGLGAALAAEHAAVYAYGVLGARTTGRLRVAMTTAYNAHRAHRDRLRTMVIAAGGTPAEPKAVYELPVTPSSPAQAVELAVLVERGVTGAYLELAASADTTLREMAALVMQECTTRSYSLRPEIEAFPGMPPRTAPEPTATPTATTSQ; encoded by the coding sequence GTGAGAGGCGCTTCTGGGTCCGGCGCGAGGGCCGATCAGGGCCTCGGCGCGGCGCTGGCGGCCGAGCACGCCGCCGTGTACGCGTACGGGGTCCTGGGGGCCAGGACCACGGGCAGGCTTCGCGTGGCGATGACGACGGCCTACAACGCCCACCGGGCCCACCGCGACCGGCTCCGCACCATGGTCATCGCGGCGGGCGGCACGCCCGCCGAGCCGAAGGCGGTCTACGAGCTCCCGGTCACGCCGTCCAGCCCGGCCCAGGCGGTGGAGCTGGCCGTGCTGGTCGAGCGGGGGGTGACCGGCGCCTACCTGGAGCTGGCGGCGTCCGCGGACACCACCCTGCGCGAGATGGCCGCGCTGGTCATGCAGGAGTGCACCACCCGCTCCTACAGCCTGCGTCCAGAGATCGAGGCCTTTCCCGGCATGCCGCCCCGGACGGCGCCGGAACCCACTGCCACCCCCACGGCGACCACGTCCCAGTGA
- the nusA gene encoding transcription termination factor NusA has translation MDIDMSVLRSLEREKDISFDLVVKAIEDALLIAYFRSEGAAAKARAELDRKSGHVTIFAAELDDESGEVLREFDDTPGNFSRIAATTAKQVILQQLRDAEDEINFGEFASREGELVAGVIQQGKDPRVVLVDLGKIEAVLPHSEQVPGEEYVHGDRIRCYVVQVKKGHKGPSVTLSRTHPGLVKKLFALEVPEIADGTVEIAAVAREAGHRTKLAVRSRRPGVNAKGACIGPMGSRVRNVMTELHGEKIDIIDWSEDPADFVGNALSPARVSHVEVIDFDGRAARVTVPDYQLSLAIGKEGQNARLAARLTGWRIDIRPDTQPGDAAGSADAPTR, from the coding sequence GTGGACATCGACATGAGCGTCCTGCGCAGCCTGGAGCGGGAGAAGGACATCTCCTTCGACCTGGTCGTCAAGGCGATCGAGGACGCGCTGCTGATCGCATATTTCCGGAGCGAGGGCGCGGCGGCCAAGGCGCGTGCCGAGCTCGACCGCAAGTCCGGGCACGTGACCATCTTCGCCGCCGAACTCGACGACGAGAGCGGGGAGGTGCTCAGGGAGTTCGACGACACCCCGGGCAACTTCAGCCGCATCGCCGCGACCACGGCCAAGCAGGTCATCCTGCAGCAGCTCCGCGACGCCGAGGACGAGATCAACTTCGGTGAGTTCGCCAGCCGCGAGGGTGAGCTGGTGGCCGGGGTCATCCAGCAGGGCAAGGACCCGAGGGTCGTCCTGGTCGACCTGGGCAAGATCGAGGCGGTGCTGCCGCACAGCGAGCAGGTCCCGGGCGAGGAGTACGTCCACGGAGACCGCATCCGCTGCTACGTGGTGCAGGTCAAGAAGGGCCACAAGGGCCCCTCGGTGACGCTGTCGCGCACCCACCCCGGCCTGGTGAAGAAGCTCTTCGCGCTGGAGGTGCCCGAGATCGCCGACGGTACGGTCGAGATCGCCGCCGTCGCCCGCGAGGCCGGTCACCGCACCAAGCTCGCGGTCCGGTCCCGGCGCCCGGGGGTGAACGCCAAGGGCGCCTGCATCGGCCCGATGGGCTCGCGGGTACGCAACGTGATGACGGAGCTGCACGGCGAGAAGATCGACATTATCGACTGGTCGGAGGATCCCGCGGATTTCGTGGGGAATGCCCTGTCTCCGGCCCGCGTTTCCCACGTAGAGGTGATCGATTTCGACGGTCGCGCCGCGCGTGTGACCGTGCCGGACTACCAGCTCTCCCTCGCCATCGGCAAGGAGGGGCAGAACGCCCGGCTGGCCGCCCGCCTCACCGGCTGGCGGATCGACATCCGTCCCGACACCCAGCCGGGGGACGCGGCCGGTTCCGCAGATGCGCCCACACGGTAA
- a CDS encoding DUF4236 domain-containing protein produces the protein MGWGYRKSIKVGPFRIDLSPRGVGHSFGNRRFHVTRTPDGRKYVTVNLPGGFHVGKAIGRSSRHRHHHY, from the coding sequence ATGGGCTGGGGATACAGGAAGTCGATCAAAGTCGGTCCCTTCAGGATCGATCTGTCCCCGCGAGGGGTCGGCCACAGCTTCGGCAATCGCAGATTTCACGTCACCAGAACTCCTGACGGCCGCAAATACGTGACCGTCAACCTGCCGGGCGGGTTCCACGTGGGCAAGGCGATCGGCCGGAGCTCCCGGCATCGTCACCACCACTACTGA
- a CDS encoding FAD-dependent oxidoreductase, whose product MSLRVAIVGSGPAGIYTAEALTKQAAVPLRVDVLERLPTPYGLVRYGVAPDHTSIKSIAGYLRGVLELPEVRFLGGVELGKDLDVTDLLACYDAVVYCTGAMVDRRMGIPGEDLPGSVAATDFVNWYCGHPDMPADRFVLDSPEVAVIGVGNVAVDVVRVLAKTAEELRATDVPEEVLTRLAASEVKTIHMIGRRGPEHAKFTLKELRELGELANADVRVRAEECVADVTAASRQVRGNVEVLRSWATRASGGRPRRLDVRFWMRPVEILGEGRVEALRLERTRLVDGRVVGTGEFETLPVGMVLRSVGYQSVPLPGVPFSEATMTVPNEAGRVRDREYVAGWLKRGPTGVIGTNKSDAAETVRTLLADLADLDPVPRADLDDLLAARGVSPITYEHWLSIEAAEAALARSLDRGERVKLLGIAAMLTACDREPRRGSDLETG is encoded by the coding sequence ATGTCACTGCGAGTCGCGATCGTGGGGTCAGGACCAGCCGGGATCTACACCGCCGAGGCCCTGACGAAGCAGGCCGCCGTTCCTCTCAGGGTGGACGTGCTGGAGCGGCTGCCGACGCCGTACGGGCTGGTCCGGTACGGGGTGGCTCCCGACCACACCTCGATCAAGTCGATAGCGGGCTACCTGCGGGGCGTGCTGGAGCTTCCCGAGGTGCGGTTCCTCGGTGGGGTCGAGCTGGGCAAGGATCTCGACGTCACCGACCTGCTCGCCTGCTACGACGCCGTGGTCTACTGCACCGGCGCGATGGTGGACCGGCGGATGGGCATTCCCGGCGAGGACCTGCCGGGCAGCGTGGCCGCCACCGACTTCGTCAACTGGTACTGCGGCCACCCCGACATGCCCGCCGACCGCTTCGTCCTCGACAGCCCCGAGGTCGCGGTGATCGGCGTGGGCAACGTGGCGGTCGACGTGGTGCGCGTCCTGGCCAAGACCGCCGAGGAGCTGCGCGCCACGGACGTGCCCGAGGAGGTGCTGACCCGGCTGGCCGCCAGCGAGGTGAAGACCATCCACATGATCGGACGCCGGGGGCCCGAACACGCCAAGTTCACCCTGAAGGAGCTCAGGGAGCTGGGCGAGCTGGCCAACGCGGACGTGCGCGTACGGGCCGAGGAGTGCGTGGCGGACGTCACGGCGGCTTCCCGGCAGGTCCGAGGGAACGTCGAGGTCCTGCGGAGCTGGGCCACCCGCGCCTCCGGGGGCCGCCCCCGGCGGCTGGACGTGCGGTTCTGGATGCGCCCGGTGGAGATCCTCGGCGAGGGACGGGTGGAGGCGCTCAGGCTGGAGCGCACCCGGCTGGTGGACGGCCGGGTCGTCGGCACCGGCGAGTTCGAGACCCTCCCGGTCGGCATGGTGCTGCGCTCGGTCGGCTACCAGAGCGTGCCACTGCCCGGCGTCCCCTTCTCCGAGGCCACCATGACCGTGCCGAACGAGGCCGGCCGGGTCCGCGACCGGGAGTACGTCGCGGGCTGGCTCAAGCGGGGCCCCACCGGTGTGATCGGCACCAACAAGTCCGACGCCGCCGAGACGGTCCGCACCCTCCTCGCCGACCTCGCCGACCTCGATCCGGTACCCAGGGCGGACCTCGACGACCTTCTCGCCGCCCGGGGCGTCTCGCCGATCACCTACGAGCACTGGCTGTCCATCGAGGCGGCCGAGGCGGCCCTGGCCAGATCCCTCGACCGGGGCGAGCGGGTGAAGCTCCTCGGCATCGCCGCCATGCTCACCGCCTGCGATCGGGAGCCACGGCGGGGAAGCGACCTGGAGACCGGCTGA
- a CDS encoding GNAT family N-acetyltransferase, producing the protein MHSNTASPTATRPFTLRRATDGDLDGVLALLAETAGWLNGRGVRQWPADGFPAGRITPLIDEGVLYLLDRADGQSGPVATLALDGHADPEFWDRGDDPGSALYVHKLAVARDHAGTGLGEALLDWAGLRVLSLGKRWLRLDCSKDNQRLQDYYRGQRFAHLRTVDLPHRASGALFQRPGGLRARTSGLALPFSDRRGSSVPEHV; encoded by the coding sequence ATGCACTCGAACACCGCCAGTCCCACCGCCACGCGCCCGTTCACGCTGCGCAGGGCCACGGACGGTGACCTCGACGGGGTGCTCGCGCTCCTCGCCGAGACCGCCGGGTGGCTGAACGGCCGCGGTGTGCGGCAGTGGCCCGCCGACGGCTTCCCCGCCGGGCGCATCACCCCGCTGATCGACGAGGGGGTCCTGTACCTGCTGGACAGGGCGGACGGGCAGAGCGGGCCCGTAGCCACCCTCGCCCTGGACGGCCACGCCGACCCCGAGTTCTGGGACCGGGGGGACGACCCCGGTTCGGCGCTCTACGTCCACAAGCTGGCCGTGGCGCGCGACCACGCCGGCACGGGCCTGGGGGAGGCGCTCCTCGACTGGGCGGGCCTGCGGGTCCTGTCCTTGGGGAAAAGATGGCTCAGGCTTGACTGCTCCAAGGACAACCAGAGGTTGCAGGACTACTATCGGGGACAGCGTTTCGCGCATCTCCGCACGGTCGACCTGCCGCATCGCGCCTCCGGTGCCCTGTTCCAGCGGCCGGGGGGCCTGCGCGCTCGCACGTCCGGCCTCGCGCTGCCCTTCTCGGATCGGCGGGGGTCGTCCGTCCCCGAGCATGTCTGA
- the rimP gene encoding ribosome maturation factor RimP, translating to MGSATSRDRLMELLEPVVEAEGLDLEDVTVTPAGKRRLLRVVVDRDGGVSLDDVAEVSHAVSATLDADEAMGATPYVLEVSSPGVDRPLTEPRHWRRAVKRLVKADLRDGTAVEGRIVATDETGVELDVDGAPRRIDYEDLTRGRVQVEFRRLDDAEDDGEDGDEG from the coding sequence ATGGGCAGCGCCACATCCCGCGACCGCCTGATGGAGCTTCTGGAACCTGTCGTCGAAGCCGAAGGGCTCGACTTGGAGGACGTCACGGTCACCCCCGCGGGCAAGCGGCGGCTGCTGCGTGTCGTGGTCGACCGTGACGGCGGCGTGAGCCTCGACGACGTAGCGGAGGTCAGCCACGCCGTCTCCGCGACGCTGGACGCCGACGAGGCGATGGGGGCCACCCCGTACGTGCTGGAGGTCTCCTCTCCGGGAGTCGACCGCCCGCTCACCGAGCCGCGCCACTGGCGCCGTGCGGTGAAGAGGCTGGTCAAGGCCGACCTGCGGGACGGCACCGCCGTGGAGGGCCGGATCGTCGCCACCGACGAGACCGGCGTGGAGCTGGACGTCGACGGCGCGCCGCGCCGCATCGACTATGAGGACCTGACCCGAGGACGGGTGCAGGTGGAATTCCGCCGGCTCGACGACGCCGAAGACGACGGCGAAGACGGCGACGAGGGCTAA
- a CDS encoding YlxR family protein, whose protein sequence is MRPHGKLEYGGQAAPLRTCVGCRVRTVSSELLRLVVVEGVIVPDLRRRLHGRGASLHPTLSCLELAERRRAFPRAFRVAEALDLSRLRGHLEEQQAERIG, encoded by the coding sequence ATGCGCCCACACGGTAAGCTGGAATATGGTGGCCAGGCTGCCCCACTGAGAACTTGTGTGGGGTGCCGGGTTCGCACGGTTTCCTCCGAGCTGCTCCGCCTGGTGGTGGTCGAGGGCGTTATCGTCCCTGACCTGCGAAGACGGCTCCATGGGCGTGGTGCTTCACTGCATCCCACCCTGAGCTGTCTCGAACTCGCAGAGCGTCGCCGAGCGTTTCCGCGTGCTTTTCGCGTCGCGGAGGCGCTCGACCTGTCGCGGCTGCGCGGCCACCTGGAAGAGCAACAGGCTGAAAGGATCGGGTGA
- a CDS encoding proline--tRNA ligase — MLLRMSSLFLRTLRDDPADAEVPSHKLLVRAGYVRRVAPGVYSWLPLGKAVLENVTRVVREEMNRMGGQEVLFPALLPREYYEATGRWTEYGDTLFRLKDRKGADYLLGPTHEEMFTDMVKGEYASYKDYPVTLYQIQTKYRDEARPRAGILRGREFIMKDSYSFDLDDDGLKRSYERHRETYIKTFDRLGIAYKICFATSGAMGGSASEEFLAPAATGEDTFVACHDCGYAANAEAVVTTAPAAITGERPAMRVLDTPDTPTIESLVNHVNEHHGLGVTAAQTLKNIVVKVTVPGSGKTETLIVGVPGDREVDFKRLEASLAPGEPAIFEAEDFARHPGLVRGYIGPQVLKDLGIRYLVDPRVVDGSAWVTGANEPGKHAADVVAGRDFVADGTIEAAEVRAGDACPVCGSGLSIDRGIEIGHIFQLGRKYADAAKLDALGPDGKPIRVTMGSYGIGVSRAVAVLAEQTHDGLGLVWPREVAPADVHVVGTGKDGQVEAATRIAEELEGRGLRVLVDDRAGVSPGVKFKDAELLGMPTILIVGRGLTQGVAELRDRATGTKEEIPLAEAVDRVVAACQG, encoded by the coding sequence GTGCTGCTGCGCATGTCGTCGCTGTTTCTTCGAACGCTGAGGGACGACCCGGCAGATGCGGAAGTCCCGAGCCACAAGCTGCTCGTCCGCGCCGGTTACGTCCGCCGCGTCGCCCCCGGCGTCTACTCCTGGCTGCCGCTCGGCAAGGCGGTCCTGGAGAACGTCACGCGCGTCGTGCGCGAGGAGATGAACCGCATGGGCGGCCAGGAGGTGCTCTTCCCCGCCCTGCTGCCCCGCGAATACTACGAGGCGACCGGCCGCTGGACCGAGTACGGCGACACGCTCTTCCGCCTCAAGGACCGCAAGGGGGCCGACTATCTCCTCGGTCCCACCCACGAGGAGATGTTCACCGACATGGTCAAGGGGGAGTACGCCTCCTACAAGGACTATCCGGTGACCCTCTACCAGATCCAGACCAAGTACCGCGACGAGGCCCGTCCGCGGGCCGGCATCCTGCGCGGGCGCGAGTTCATCATGAAGGACTCCTACTCCTTCGACCTCGACGACGACGGCCTCAAGCGCTCCTACGAGCGCCACCGCGAGACCTACATCAAGACCTTCGACCGCCTCGGCATCGCCTACAAGATCTGCTTCGCCACGTCCGGGGCGATGGGCGGGTCGGCCTCCGAGGAGTTCCTCGCCCCCGCGGCCACCGGCGAGGACACCTTCGTGGCCTGCCACGACTGCGGCTACGCGGCCAACGCGGAGGCCGTCGTCACCACCGCGCCGGCCGCGATCACCGGTGAGCGGCCCGCCATGCGGGTGCTCGACACCCCCGACACCCCGACCATCGAGTCCCTGGTCAACCACGTCAACGAGCACCACGGCCTCGGCGTCACCGCCGCCCAGACGCTCAAGAACATCGTGGTCAAGGTGACCGTCCCCGGCTCGGGCAAGACCGAGACCCTGATCGTCGGCGTTCCCGGAGACCGCGAGGTCGACTTCAAGCGGCTGGAGGCCTCCCTGGCCCCCGGCGAGCCCGCGATCTTCGAGGCCGAGGACTTCGCCAGGCACCCCGGCCTGGTCCGCGGCTACATCGGCCCCCAGGTCCTCAAGGACCTCGGCATCCGCTACCTCGTCGACCCCCGGGTGGTCGACGGCTCCGCCTGGGTGACCGGCGCCAACGAGCCCGGCAAGCACGCCGCGGACGTCGTCGCCGGCCGTGACTTCGTCGCCGACGGCACCATCGAGGCCGCCGAGGTCCGCGCGGGCGACGCCTGCCCGGTCTGCGGCTCCGGCCTGTCCATCGACCGCGGCATCGAGATCGGCCACATCTTCCAGCTCGGCCGCAAGTACGCCGACGCCGCGAAGCTCGACGCCCTCGGCCCCGACGGCAAGCCGATCCGGGTCACCATGGGCTCCTACGGCATCGGCGTCTCCCGGGCCGTGGCGGTGCTGGCCGAGCAGACGCACGACGGGCTCGGCCTGGTCTGGCCCCGCGAGGTCGCCCCCGCCGACGTCCACGTCGTGGGCACCGGCAAGGACGGCCAGGTCGAGGCCGCCACCCGGATCGCCGAGGAGCTGGAGGGCCGCGGGCTGCGCGTCCTGGTGGACGACCGCGCCGGCGTCTCGCCGGGTGTGAAGTTCAAGGACGCCGAGCTGCTCGGCATGCCGACGATCCTGATCGTCGGACGGGGCCTCACCCAGGGCGTCGCGGAGCTGCGCGACCGCGCCACCGGCACCAAGGAGGAGATCCCGCTCGCCGAGGCCGTCGACCGCGTCGTGGCGGCCTGCCAGGGATGA